A window from Solanum stenotomum isolate F172 chromosome 7, ASM1918654v1, whole genome shotgun sequence encodes these proteins:
- the LOC125869826 gene encoding uncharacterized protein LOC125869826, translating to MGLLAHSANVYSSRLEAAIHGMIKRAIAASLMPLRDDIYSHKLALDALTDVDKLKSTTMSLIFGIVEIPDGTSTEVPTYSYVAPATTGDEVRANEAAAESKDENDEEQLGVREEAVYEDLTDLEGAMYETAR from the exons ATGGGGCTTTTAGCCCATTCTGCTAATGTGTATTCCTCCCGGTTAGAGGCCGCAATTCATGGGATGATCAAGAGGGCCATTGCTGCTTCTTTGATGCCCCTCAGAGATGATATTTATAGCCACAAATTGGCCCTAGATGCCCTAACG GATGTGGACAAGCTGAAGTCCACTACTATGTCGTTGATATTTGGCATAGTGGAGATCCCAGATGGTACGAGCACCGAAGTTCCAACTTATTCTTATGTGGCTCCAGCTACCACCGGAGACGAGGTTAGAGCTAATGAGGCTGCTGCAGAGTCCAAGGATGAGAATGATGAGGAGCAGCTTGGTGTTCGTGAGGAGGCTGTCTATGAGGACCTGACTGACCTGGAGGGTGCCATGTACGAGACAGCTAGATAG